A window of Punica granatum isolate Tunisia-2019 chromosome 8, ASM765513v2, whole genome shotgun sequence genomic DNA:
GTTCTGACGGTTACGAAACATTCCTTGTAATTTGCACCAATAAGGTTTCATCAATATTTTGATCACCCCATAATAAAAACAAAGTGAAGCTCTGGATGAGTTGCTTTGACATGTCTTCAGACAATTGCAGCACGATTATTATGTGCTCTGATATTGCCGAGCAATGATAAGGAGATCGATATGCTTCCTAACGATGTCACTAAGTAATACGGCAATATGCATCTCGAACACCAAACATTGCATAATTATTTGAGCAAATGGTGGTTTAGGCTGAGCcagaaaaggggggaaaataATGATGAAGATTTGATATAGATAGTATAGCAAAACCAGAAGTTAGCTAATAATGGAGATAATACAGAAACTCTACTTCCAAAATTCCCAAAAATTCTGCATTTTCTGTTCGGCCCATATCGGGTCAGGCCAAATTCGGAATTTTTGGTTCGGGCCATTTCGGATCAGGCCCTAGGCGTTTAATGAGTCCTCTGAGCCCGCCTAGAGCACGGTCAAGCCGAATTCAGGGTCTCGAACTCTTAACTTTATGGGCCTAAATCATTTTCCAGGCACACAAGCTCTCGAGCCCGACAGCCCGTCAGGCCCAAATCAGTTGTTCATGATCTGCAGTAAGTGCCAACGTGGCCTACCAGAGACTTGAGATTATATTGCTATCCATAACTATTGAAGGGTTCAAATATCTTGTGGCAGATTTTCAGTTATCATCATCACCACCAAATTCTCAGTGTTCTTCTGCTTCTTGTACAGCTGCAACAACCGGGAAACATTTTTCAGACAACAGAGATACAAGTAAGACACCATTTGTCGCTATTCAGCTGCCCATGTTCTTGTGATTGGTGGGGCAGTTCCAGTTTCTTGATTCCATGGCTTTGTTCTTCAAGTTCAATTGATcttggaaagaaaagaaaggaaagaaaaacgGCAGAAATGGGTATGTTCTCTGCCCAAACCCATGGGCTCAAATTCACCGCAACTTCATCGATATCGACATCTGAAATGGCGTGCCAGCCACCCCTGCACAAGGTAACAGagaacagttttttttttttctccttagTTCTTGTTCCATTTGTGTCCTCGTGCCGTGCTTCTTTAAGTTGTACTGTTGGGAAAATAATGTTTATGGTTTGTTGCGGGCGATgcttactttttctcatatgTTAGAGAGTGATTGTAGATTCGAGAGGTGTTTCTTCAAGACAGAGCTCTTTCCTCGGGGGTCAATTTCGAAGGCAGCTCCTTTTGGGATATGATAACGTGAGCAATTCCCGGAGGCATCGGGCAGGTAATTGCTTCATTCAGAATTCATTCTCCCCAATGTTTTAGCAGTGTCTACTTGTCTACCTCTCTGCACCTTTCGATTGTTACAACATGTTAAAGCCTAACATACACACTGATTATTATCTGGGGTTTGCCATGATGATAAAACACCTGCTCGGTTTACTTTCGGATGCTGTGATTTGGTTGATTGTAATATTGCGGCAGATGGCTTATGGCATTGTTCTTGAATGTGCTAGGGGTTTTATTCTCGCCAAGCTGCGTGCTCCCACTAACTGAAGAGAATGTGGAAAAGGTTCTGCACGAGGTGAGGCCGGGCTTGATGGCGGACGGGGGAAACGTGGCACTCCATGAGATAGACGGCCTTATCGTGGTGCTGAAGCTCCAGGGAGCGTGCGGGTCGTGCCCAAGCTCCACGATGACCCTGAAAATGGGAATTGAAACTCGGCTTCGGGATAAAATACCTGAAATCATGGCTGTAGAGCAGATCGTGGACACTGAAACTGGGTTAGAGCTGAATGAAGAGAACATTGAAAAGGtaagcacaaaaaaaaaaaagacatgtCTTAAGTCTCTCCCATTCAATATGATCGGTTCTTGGCATACATTTGGCACATTCCAGCCACGAAATCGTTCACGAGAAGCAGTAGCTCAACATTTACCGGGTCGTGGTTTTGGTTTTGAGCACTTTAAGAATCCCCTGCTTCTGTGTACTAATTATATCGGTTTTAGATCCCATTGATTCTAAGTTCTGTCAACGAATAGTGTAAGTTTCTACGAAAATCAATTGTCAGAGATGGAATCATCTTTCAGTGATGGGTTTGTAGAAAATAATAGTTCATTTTTGCTGAGGTTGCAAGTACGTTTATGGCATTTCAGGTTCTTTCCGAGATACGACCATATCTTGCAGGCACGGGAGGGGGAGTGCTCGAGCTGGTTCAGATCGATGATTACGTCATCAAGGTTAGATTGAGTGGCCCTGCAGCAGGGGTTATGACAGTTCGTGTCGCTCTCACACAGAAACTGAGGGAAAAGATTCCTGCCATCGCCGCTGTTCAGTTGATAGATTAACAAAACAATATCATTCTTTACATTCTGTATATGTACATCTGGAAGATTTACGTAAGGgagcaacaaaaaaaaaaaaaaaaaaaaatatatatatatatatatatatatatatttccatgGGACTATTAatccggcgggatataaaaagggatgcctagaccgctgaaccggcgggatataaaaagggacgcctagaccgctgatccggcgggatataaaatggacgctTAGACCGTTAATCCGGCGAGATACAAAAATGGACGcttagaccgctgatccggcgggatacaaaaagggaCACTTAAACCGCTGATCCGACGGGATATAAAATGAATGTTTAGACCGCTGATCCCgcgggatacaaaaagggaCGCCTACACCGGTGATCCGGTGGGATATGAAAAAGGACGTCTAGACCGGTGatccggcggaatataaaatggacgcctagactCTTATTGTCGGAGGAAAATGGGTAGCCCCCACTTATGAGAAATGAAATGAGGAATTTATGGATATGAGTGCAAGGTCACTGTACCGTCACAACTTTGTTGCGAGAAAATGCAATCCTATAgctatattgattgattgtaCTGTATATTGTTTGTGTGATCTGATTGCTataaatgtgatgattgttgaggtTGTCTGAAGGTATTCAGTGAAAGCCGTGTTATTGTTAGAGCTTGATGGAGTCAGTGTATGAGTGTTAAGTGGTGCTGAGTTaatgattaattataatattattatatggttataaagaaaattgattatttaaGAATGAATTTAGTAGTTATTTGTATGTATTTTATAATATGCTTTGTCGGCAAATTAAATGACTGACTTGGGAATGCTAGTATTATCTATATGAACACTTGGTcgtttaaaaatatatttattacttcATATAGTTTTATTTTACTCTAGAATTTAGTACTCACTTAGATGCGCTCACACCTTACGTATATTTTTTCAGATGAgttaggagctagactagcaaCACAGAAGAATTTTTTGTACATCAAGATAagcttggaggactaggtaggaaccttagttattggataagtattctttttgtataaaaTGTATTGAAAATGTTACGATCTGAATattttgttagttggtttaATGATGT
This region includes:
- the LOC116215866 gene encoding nifU-like protein 3, chloroplastic isoform X1; translated protein: MGMFSAQTHGLKFTATSSISTSEMACQPPLHKRVIVDSRGVSSRQSSFLGGQFRRQLLLGYDNVSNSRRHRAGVLFSPSCVLPLTEENVEKVLHEVRPGLMADGGNVALHEIDGLIVVLKLQGACGSCPSSTMTLKMGIETRLRDKIPEIMAVEQIVDTETGLELNEENIEKVLSEIRPYLAGTGGGVLELVQIDDYVIKVRLSGPAAGVMTVRVALTQKLREKIPAIAAVQLID
- the LOC116215866 gene encoding nifU-like protein 3, chloroplastic isoform X2; translated protein: MGMFSAQTHGLKFTATSSISTSEMACQPPLHKRVIVDSRGVSSRQSSFLGGQFRRQLLLGYDNVSNSRRHRAGVLFSPSCVLPLTEENVEKVLHEVRPGLMADGGNVALHEIDGLIVVLKLQGACGSCPSSTMTLKMGIETRLRDKIPEIMAVEQIVDTETGLELNEENIEKVLSEIRPYLAGTGGGVLELVQIDDYVIKMS